The genomic interval TATGAAATCGAAAGACGAAAAATGGGCTTTATTCTGGTGCAATCTTCTGCATCCTGTCATCTTCGGTGAGATTGAGAAGGAGCAGACCAACCTTTTTCTGAAAAAACTCTGCCTTCAGGAGGTCGTATTCCCCAACGGAAAGCGGAAAAGACCCACTATCTCTACCCTCAGGAGAAAACTCAACCGCTACCGCAAAGATGGATTTCAATCTCTTGCAAGAAAGGCGAGGAGCGACCGTGGCGCATCCAGAAGGTTTTCTCCTGAAATTATCGACAAAGCCGTTGAACTCAAAAAAGAACAACCACGCCGCAGCGACGATTGCCTCAACCGCTTTCTTGAGAAATACTATGGGAAAACGATCCCCAAATCCACCCTCTACCGCCATCTCAGACTCGCAGGGGCGACCCGGCTCAAACTCGGCGTCTCACAGCAAAAGGTGCGTATACGCTCTTAGCCGTGAGCATACCCACGACCTCTGGATTGGCGACTTCCAGGAAGGCCCTTTCGTGCTCGTTGACGGCGAGGCGCTTCCCACAAACCTCTGTCTCTTTATCGACTGCTACAGCCGTTATGTGGTCGAAGGACGGTATTATCTCAAACAAACCCTCGATATCCTTATCGATTCTCTCATCAGGGCCTGGACTATCCACGGCTCGCCCAAAGAACTCTACCTCGACAATGCCAAGGTCTACCACTCTGACGCCCTGCGCTCTGCCTGTTACAACCTCGGCATTAAACTCATCCACAGACCACCACGCGACCCTGCTCCCGGCGGACTGGTCGAACGTTTCTTCGGCACCAGCCAGACACAGTTCGAGTCGGAAGTCCGCTCCGGCGACATTATCACCCTTGATGCCATTAACCAGGCCTTCTCCGCTTACCTTGCCGTTGTCTATCACGCAAGAATCCACTCCGAAACCAATCAATCTCCAAAACAACGCTACGACGAGGGGCTTACCGTCATCCGGCACGTCGATATGGACGCCGCTCTTGCCTTCTTCATGAAACGCATCCCCAGAACCGTTGACAGAACCTTTGCCGATGTCCGCATTGATAACCGCTTTTACCGTGTTGACCCCAAACTCAGAGGCGATAAAGTAGAAGTCCGTTACGACCCATACGGCGATCTCAAAAAGGTCTTGATCTATTCCGCAAACGGTGAATACCTCGGCTCGGGAAATCTCTACCTGCGCGACCAGGGCGCTGAAACTCCAGCCGCCTCACCTTCAAAACCAAAACATAATTACCTCGACCCTATCACTCAGAAACACAAATCCATTCTCCAGGCTCAGGCCAAAGGCATTGATTACCACCAAATCATCTCCGAACGACCCTGGCCATTCATGGCATTCGTCCAGAAACTCGCACTCCTCATGGGACACAAAGGCTCTCTCTCCGCCTTCAGCTCTCATGAACTCGAATCGCTTAAAAAATGCTACAACCGTATCCCCGCTCTCAACGAATCATTGCTCACGGAGGCATTCCAAAATGCCTCCGTGAAAACCTTACCCTATATCATTCGTGAATTACAAATCGCTTACTCGAAAAAGGAGGTCTCTTAACCATGTTTACTTCTCATTTTTCCATGACTACTCAGCCGTTCTCTGAAAGAATCAACACCAGCCTTATCATGAAAGACGAACGCTTTACCCAGGGGCTTGCACGACTCCAATACCTCTTACACTCAGGCTCTATCGCCGTCCTCTACGGACAGACGGGAGTCGGAAAATCCACACTCCTCAAACTCTTCCTCTCACAAATCCCCCAAAACCTGTTTCTCCCCATCTACCTCCATTTTACCCACCTAAAATCATCCAGCCTTCTCTCCTTAATCGTCTCCCAGCTCGGTGAAATACCAAAACACACCAAAGACCGGCTCTTCCTCCAAATTATGGATAAATCCTTGCGCTCAAATCTCACTCCCATTATCGTTATCGACGAGGCTCATCTCCTGAAAACCGACGCCATCACAGACCTCAGACTCCTTGTCAGCTCTCCGCTTGATTCTTCCACTCATCTCAAAATCATCCTCTCGGGACAGGAACACCTCAAATATATCCTCAAAAGAGACATCCATGCCGACTTCGCACAACGCATCTCGGTACATTACCACATTCATCCCCTTACTAAAACTCAAACCGCTGCATACATAGACTTCCATCTGAAATCTTCCGGCGCATCCGATAAAATCTTTGACTCAGACGTCAAAGACCTGATCCATGAGTTCTCCGCCGGCATCCCAAGGCAAATCAACGCCATTTCCACCGCCTGCCTGATTAACGCTTCCATCAGACAATCACAGAAAATTACCCAGGATATCTTCCATCAGGCTCTTGCTGAAATTCAATCTTTTTAAGGAGGTCTACCATGGCCCGTCTCTTTTCCCCTCAACTCTTGCGCTCATTACGAAACGATATCCCCATCGATCGACTCATCGCTGATGTCCTCTCCATACCTCATAAATACTCCGAAGGCTATTTCCGCTTCCTCTGCCCTCTCTGTTCTGAATTTAATTCCGCCACCAACCCAAATACGAACCTCGCCAGGTGTTTCCGTTGTAAAAAAAACTTTAATACCATCGACATCGTCATGGTAGATTCCAACTCCTCTTTCCCAGATGCTGTCTATCTGCTAAAATCCGTTTTACCTCAATATATTAATTCCACTTAATCTGAGAATTCCAGGTTCATTTATTGTGGGGCTTAGCACCATAAGCGCTAACTTGTTTTATTGACAAATTTTATTCATCATGGTATTTTTATGTTAATTATCCCGCTAATCACTCTATAGGAGGATAAAGCCATGATGAGAGAAGATTGGGATCTTCTAAGAACTTTCTTCCCAAACGATTGGAAAAGTTTAGCCGTTGATACAAATGCTTTAAAAGGCTTGCGCAAGGATAAATCTGAAGAAAAGCTTCTTCGAACATTATTAATTCATTTAGGATGTGGCTATTCATTGCGTGAAACAGTAGTTCGAGCCAAGCGTGCTAACTTAGCAGATTTATCCGATGTTGCCTTATTAAAGCGATTAAAAAAGAGCAAAGAATGGCTATATAAATTATGTTTATCTTTATTCCGTGAGCGTGGCCTCCAAATTAATAAACGGAATAATTTTCATCTTCGCTTATTTGATGCAACAACAGTAAAGGAACCTGGGAAAACAGGAAGTCTTTGGCGCATTCATTATAGTATTGAGGTTCCTTCATTATCTTGCGATTTCTTTAAACTTACGGGAACTGAAGGAGAAGGCACAGGAGAATCTTTTCGGCAGTTTCCGATGAAAAAAGATGATTATATTATAGCTGACAGAGGTTACTGTACTGGCCAAGGAATTCATCATGCAACAAGGAAAGGCGCTTATCTTAGCGTTAGAGTTAATTCGCAATCTCTACGGATATTCGGCGAAGAAAAGAAACCCTTTCCTTTATTGAAAGAAATCCAATATTTAAAAAGACCCCTTGCTATAAAATCATGGAACGTTTTTATTCCAAACGTTGATAATACTGAATATGTCAAAGGTCGTCTTTGTATAATACACAAAACAGAAGAAGCCATTAAAATAGCTCATAAAAAACTTAAAAGACATGCAAGCAAAAAGGGCATTGAACTAAAACCGGAGACCCTTATTTATGCCAAGTACGTAATAGTATTCACAACGTTTCCTGAAAATCAATTTACCGCTTTTGATATCTTAGAATGGTATCGAGTTCGATGGCAAATTGAACTGGTCTTTAAAAGATTTAAACAAATAGCACAATTTGGACACTTACCTAAATACGATGATGATAGCTCAAAAGCTTGGCTTTATGGCAAACTATTCGTTGCTCTTTTGACAGAAAAACTAATAGATTTTGCTACGTCTTTTTCCCCCTGGGGATACTTCATTGTCAAGCAAGAAGACTAAAAGCAAATGGCGTGAATTTGCTTTTATGCTTAATCAAGTAAAACGGGCTATAGAACCAGCGTTATCATTACAGGAAGTTCTTAAGTGCTGGAATGACATTGCTTGTTCTTTAGCAGAAAATACAAGAATCCGAAAAACACAGATATCAAAATACTTCGAGCATACCTAAAACAAGTTAGCGCTTATGGGGCTTAGCACCAGTGTCCAATCGTTATTCACAGAATATTCGGCTCTACGGCCAAAACCTCACGGCTCATGGTATGGGCAGATCAGAATGGAATATTCTTTTTCGCCGATTCCTTTACCGGCACAACTCATAATAAAAGGTGGAACAACTTCCAATCAGGTTTCATGGATTGGTTACCTAACCCGCAACCGGTTCCTTGCACCACCTAATCTGCTTGCTACCCAAACATTTTTTTCTCGTCGTAGTTTACTTGCTCCTTTATTATGTAATAACATGCCCTGGCCAGCTTATTGCTCAAGGCTTTCGTTGCCAGAACTACATGGCTCTTTGACGCCTTCCTCTGATGCCATTTCCTTCCCTTTTCGCAAAATCTTACGTGAAAATGCGCTGCCTCCACATACGCCCACGCAAGGTATTTATTCCCGTTCTTACGGTTTCCTTTCCCTTTGCTCTTACCATTCGATAATTTTTTTGCCGATACGCATCTGCAATAAGATGAATACATCCCCACATCACTAAATCGCTCTATGTTCCCAGTCTCCAGCATTATCGTCATTGCCAGGATTTCGCCTATCCCAGGCACCTTGAGCAATTTCTTATACGGCTTCTTTAGCTTCACCTCCTTTAATACCGCTTTCTCTATCTTGTATATCTGCTTATTTAATACCTCTATTACCTCGTGATCGCACTGTGCTGACATGGTCAAATGCACGTCGCTGAACATCCCCATTACCTCTTCGTTACTCAGCTTCTTTATCGTATCACCGCTTATCGGTACTCCTTTGTTACGGTTTACCATCGTTTGCATACTCAATATATGCGCTGTCCTTTGTTGTACCAACATCATCCGCTTCCTCAGTAAATCCCTCACTGACCGCGTCTCTTTGGGATAAATATATCCCTCTGGTAATATCTTTAACCGTAACATCTTTGCCAACCAAAACGAATCCCTCGTGTCGTCAATGTACTTTAATCCCTCATACTGCTGCATTGCCGATGTATTTGCCAGGTGTACCTGATAGCCTGCCTCCATCAGACCATCCACTATCCAGTACCAGTTAAAGGTCGATTCTACTACTATACCCTTTATTTCTTTTTTGTATGGCTCTAATACGCGCTTTATTTCATTGATG from Candidatus Kuenenia stuttgartiensis carries:
- a CDS encoding helix-turn-helix domain-containing protein, coding for MKSKDEKWALFWCNLLHPVIFGEIEKEQTNLFLKKLCLQEVVFPNGKRKRPTISTLRRKLNRYRKDGFQSLARKARSDRGASRRFSPEIIDKAVELKKEQPRRSDDCLNRFLEKYYGKTIPKSTLYRHLRLAGATRLKLGVSQQKVRIRS
- a CDS encoding IS110 family transposase, which encodes MGYFVGIDLHGDNNYIGILDEEDRKVFKRRNRNDINEIKRVLEPYKKEIKGIVVESTFNWYWIVDGLMEAGYQVHLANTSAMQQYEGLKYIDDTRDSFWLAKMLRLKILPEGYIYPKETRSVRDLLRKRMMLVQQRTAHILSMQTMVNRNKGVPISGDTIKKLSNEEVMGMFSDVHLTMSAQCDHEVIEVLNKQIYKIEKAVLKEVKLKKPYKKLLKVPGIGEILAMTIMLETGNIERFSDVGMYSSYCRCVSAKKLSNGKSKGKGNRKNGNKYLAWAYVEAAHFHVRFCEKGRKWHQRKASKSHVVLATKALSNKLARACYYIIKEQVNYDEKKMFG
- a CDS encoding CHC2 zinc finger domain-containing protein, which translates into the protein MARLFSPQLLRSLRNDIPIDRLIADVLSIPHKYSEGYFRFLCPLCSEFNSATNPNTNLARCFRCKKNFNTIDIVMVDSNSSFPDAVYLLKSVLPQYINST
- a CDS encoding Mu transposase C-terminal domain-containing protein → MLVDGEALPTNLCLFIDCYSRYVVEGRYYLKQTLDILIDSLIRAWTIHGSPKELYLDNAKVYHSDALRSACYNLGIKLIHRPPRDPAPGGLVERFFGTSQTQFESEVRSGDIITLDAINQAFSAYLAVVYHARIHSETNQSPKQRYDEGLTVIRHVDMDAALAFFMKRIPRTVDRTFADVRIDNRFYRVDPKLRGDKVEVRYDPYGDLKKVLIYSANGEYLGSGNLYLRDQGAETPAASPSKPKHNYLDPITQKHKSILQAQAKGIDYHQIISERPWPFMAFVQKLALLMGHKGSLSAFSSHELESLKKCYNRIPALNESLLTEAFQNASVKTLPYIIRELQIAYSKKEVS
- a CDS encoding ExeA family protein codes for the protein MFTSHFSMTTQPFSERINTSLIMKDERFTQGLARLQYLLHSGSIAVLYGQTGVGKSTLLKLFLSQIPQNLFLPIYLHFTHLKSSSLLSLIVSQLGEIPKHTKDRLFLQIMDKSLRSNLTPIIVIDEAHLLKTDAITDLRLLVSSPLDSSTHLKIILSGQEHLKYILKRDIHADFAQRISVHYHIHPLTKTQTAAYIDFHLKSSGASDKIFDSDVKDLIHEFSAGIPRQINAISTACLINASIRQSQKITQDIFHQALAEIQSF
- a CDS encoding IS4-like element ISCku3 family transposase, with product MMREDWDLLRTFFPNDWKSLAVDTNALKGLRKDKSEEKLLRTLLIHLGCGYSLRETVVRAKRANLADLSDVALLKRLKKSKEWLYKLCLSLFRERGLQINKRNNFHLRLFDATTVKEPGKTGSLWRIHYSIEVPSLSCDFFKLTGTEGEGTGESFRQFPMKKDDYIIADRGYCTGQGIHHATRKGAYLSVRVNSQSLRIFGEEKKPFPLLKEIQYLKRPLAIKSWNVFIPNVDNTEYVKGRLCIIHKTEEAIKIAHKKLKRHASKKGIELKPETLIYAKYVIVFTTFPENQFTAFDILEWYRVRWQIELVFKRFKQIAQFGHLPKYDDDSSKAWLYGKLFVALLTEKLIDFATSFSPWGYFIVKQED